One window of the Rhodococcus sovatensis genome contains the following:
- a CDS encoding thioesterase II family protein, whose translation MTLIAFHHAGGSPAAFTTWRRRFSPNIRIVSASLPGREKLNSYGSNDVGSILNDLAEQLRGETSAPYAIYGHSMGGTIGFAFAMHQAAHGRTAPRALMVGACVAPTSVLPVPPSEIGGAAGGAERHVGTGVAAIKRRQLAEDLLLLDRVRAYCTTNFDQPAQFPIRVFTGSDDPLSANPESWATVCARGVQVERIDGGHFFHRNPEFIGRVDQHCSDLLVA comes from the coding sequence ATGACCTTGATTGCGTTCCATCACGCGGGAGGTTCGCCAGCAGCTTTCACCACCTGGCGACGCCGTTTCTCACCGAATATCCGCATTGTCTCGGCATCACTTCCAGGTCGGGAAAAACTGAATTCGTACGGCTCGAACGATGTCGGATCTATTCTGAATGATCTCGCGGAGCAATTGCGTGGTGAGACTTCGGCACCATACGCAATCTATGGCCACAGTATGGGCGGGACCATCGGTTTCGCATTCGCGATGCACCAGGCCGCGCATGGACGCACGGCACCCCGTGCATTGATGGTCGGTGCTTGCGTCGCACCGACATCTGTCCTTCCTGTCCCACCATCGGAGATCGGTGGCGCGGCAGGTGGCGCTGAGCGTCATGTCGGGACTGGAGTTGCCGCGATCAAGCGCCGACAGTTGGCAGAAGACCTTCTGCTGCTTGATCGAGTGCGCGCGTACTGCACGACCAATTTCGATCAGCCTGCCCAATTCCCGATACGCGTGTTCACAGGGTCTGACGACCCGTTGTCGGCGAACCCGGAATCGTGGGCAACAGTATGCGCGCGCGGCGTACAGGTGGAGAGGATCGATGGCGGTCATTTCTTCCATAGAAATCCGGAATTCATCGGACGCGTCGATCAACACTGCTCGGACCTACTTGTCGCATAA
- a CDS encoding helix-turn-helix transcriptional regulator, protein MTSALAGKRQQLSDFLRSRRARVKPADVGLPEYGRRNTPGLRREEVSVLAGVSASWYTWLEQGRDIRVSPAILDAIASALRLDAIDRAHLYNLADMNPPASTAASSSTERSLLVRFARDFPSPAFVVDKGWNVLYVNDSASTILHLREGYRTFLECFFLEEYYRTLFVNWAEMAECFVGSLRVRAGATTDDENLKDLVASLSSNSFFATLWQEHSTAHRKARKVVLLRNDGPQTFDAAALDLSGCDDLQLISYIPREDDA, encoded by the coding sequence ATGACGTCCGCACTCGCTGGCAAGAGGCAACAGCTGAGCGATTTCCTGCGCTCTAGGCGGGCGAGGGTGAAGCCCGCAGACGTTGGCCTTCCGGAGTACGGGCGCCGAAACACACCCGGGCTTCGCCGTGAAGAGGTCTCTGTTCTCGCCGGGGTCAGCGCTTCGTGGTACACGTGGCTCGAACAGGGACGCGACATCAGAGTGTCCCCGGCCATTCTGGATGCCATTGCATCCGCTCTTCGGCTCGACGCGATCGATCGAGCACACCTCTACAATTTGGCAGACATGAACCCTCCCGCGTCGACTGCCGCGTCGTCGAGCACCGAACGCTCGCTTCTCGTTCGCTTCGCACGCGATTTCCCCAGTCCGGCATTTGTCGTAGACAAGGGCTGGAATGTGTTGTACGTCAATGACTCTGCGTCGACTATCTTGCATCTTCGGGAGGGATATCGGACGTTCCTGGAGTGCTTCTTTCTCGAAGAGTACTACCGAACCCTGTTCGTGAACTGGGCCGAAATGGCCGAGTGCTTCGTTGGGAGCCTTCGAGTACGCGCTGGCGCAACGACGGACGACGAGAACCTGAAAGACCTAGTGGCATCGCTGAGTTCGAATTCGTTCTTCGCAACGCTGTGGCAGGAGCACTCGACCGCCCACAGGAAAGCGCGCAAAGTCGTACTTCTGCGGAACGACGGACCGCAGACATTCGACGCCGCTGCACTCGATCTCAGCGGATGCGATGACCTGCAGCTCATCAGCTACATTCCGCGTGAGGACGACGCGTAG
- a CDS encoding MFS transporter: protein MAVPSTDSEKHSSTVESRPGERRGLKITALAAGFVMASLDTTVVNVAGARIQTDLGATITQLTWIVDGYVLTFAALLLLAGGLANRIGSLRVYMIGMAVFAAASLACALAPTSEILIGARFVQGVGAALFMPSSLALLVHSFPDPSERTRMLGLWSAIVATASGIGPTVGGIMVSAFGWPSIFLINLPIGAIGAAMTYKLIAPVAPTRAPVPFAGHALAISVLAAICYAIIEGPKAGWGSALVVVAFALAAAAAIALVTRERRATATVMPWSLFRRPAFAGGNLIGFLFNFSLFGGIFMLGLFLQNARGASPFQAGLQLLPMTMFFPISNIVYSKISGRFSNGVLLTAFLTVAAGSTFGLIFISPGTPYWVLAIAVGLANVGAGVISPAMTAVLVDSAGVDHAAVSGSVLNANRQIGSLFGIAAIGVVITIGSDWYSRASTAFVLITIAYALGALCAWRLVWRPKLNLAQHS, encoded by the coding sequence ATGGCCGTCCCAAGTACTGATTCCGAAAAGCACTCTTCGACAGTCGAATCCAGGCCCGGTGAGCGCCGCGGACTGAAGATCACCGCACTCGCGGCGGGCTTCGTCATGGCGTCACTCGACACCACCGTTGTAAACGTCGCCGGCGCTCGAATCCAAACCGATCTCGGCGCGACAATCACCCAGCTGACCTGGATCGTAGATGGTTATGTCCTCACCTTCGCTGCGTTGCTACTGCTCGCGGGCGGGCTGGCTAACCGGATCGGCAGCCTGCGCGTCTACATGATCGGCATGGCCGTCTTCGCCGCCGCATCGCTGGCTTGCGCGCTCGCTCCCACGAGCGAAATTCTCATCGGTGCCCGCTTCGTGCAAGGTGTCGGCGCCGCGCTGTTCATGCCGAGTTCCCTTGCCCTACTGGTCCACTCTTTTCCCGACCCATCGGAACGAACCCGAATGCTCGGACTGTGGTCGGCGATCGTCGCCACCGCATCCGGTATCGGGCCCACCGTCGGCGGAATCATGGTGTCGGCCTTCGGCTGGCCCAGCATCTTCCTGATCAACCTGCCGATCGGCGCAATCGGTGCAGCTATGACCTACAAGCTCATTGCGCCCGTTGCCCCCACTCGCGCGCCGGTGCCCTTTGCCGGTCACGCCCTCGCGATCTCGGTGCTCGCCGCCATCTGCTACGCGATCATCGAGGGCCCGAAAGCAGGGTGGGGTTCGGCCCTGGTCGTAGTCGCATTCGCTCTCGCCGCGGCCGCAGCAATTGCCCTCGTTACACGTGAGCGCCGCGCCACCGCCACCGTCATGCCGTGGTCGCTGTTCCGCCGCCCCGCCTTCGCCGGCGGGAACCTCATCGGGTTCCTGTTCAACTTCTCCCTGTTCGGAGGCATCTTCATGCTCGGACTGTTCCTCCAGAATGCCCGCGGCGCCAGCCCTTTCCAAGCCGGACTCCAACTGCTTCCGATGACGATGTTCTTCCCCATCTCGAACATTGTCTATTCCAAGATCTCTGGCCGCTTCTCCAACGGAGTCCTGCTCACCGCCTTCCTCACTGTCGCCGCCGGATCCACGTTCGGACTGATCTTTATCTCACCCGGCACCCCGTACTGGGTCTTGGCAATCGCCGTTGGACTTGCCAATGTCGGAGCCGGTGTCATCTCACCGGCCATGACCGCAGTACTGGTCGATTCCGCGGGCGTCGACCACGCTGCTGTCTCTGGGTCGGTGCTCAACGCCAACCGTCAGATCGGCTCACTGTTCGGCATCGCAGCGATTGGAGTGGTCATCACTATTGGGAGCGACTGGTATTCCCGCGCATCCACCGCGTTCGTCCTCATCACCATCGCTTACGCCCTCGGCGCTCTGTGCGCATGGAGGCTCGTGTGGCGACCGAAGCTGAATCTGGCCCAACATTCATGA